A portion of the Lolium rigidum isolate FL_2022 chromosome 1, APGP_CSIRO_Lrig_0.1, whole genome shotgun sequence genome contains these proteins:
- the LOC124707723 gene encoding histidine-containing phosphotransfer protein 2-like: MAAVMKLDTLGYAARMFSRRLLDEQFQQLLLLQDGSEENLVAKIVTLFCQEAERIIGELSMQLDRPCVNFEEVAAFADKLEGSSAW; the protein is encoded by the exons ATGGCGGCCGTGATGAAGCTCGACACCCTTGGTTATGCAGCCAGGATGTTCAGCAGG CGTTTGTTGGACGAGCAGTTCCAGCAGCTGCTTCTGCTCCAGGATGGGAGCGAAGAGAATCTCGTTGCCAAGATCGTCACCCTCTTCTGCCAGGAAGCCGAGCGGATCATTGGCGAGCTCTCTATGCAGCT GGACAGGCCATGTGTGAACTTCGAAGAGGTGGCTGCTTTTGCGGATAAGCTTGAGGGGAGCAGTGCATGGTGA